In one window of Canis lupus baileyi chromosome 10, mCanLup2.hap1, whole genome shotgun sequence DNA:
- the LOC140641622 gene encoding protein SPATA31F1-like isoform X1 — protein MLSHTFVLWDFKYPLYTYGFIFIILLIIWRVTKSYHGLRLEPQRICCQRHRKVRIRDAASRARRFCQEEADKPWELLSVMRSQDWLPQEGSVRRLLCADTCCQICNAMALEIQQLLSLQQRSLHCKALSFRSATPPVLELMDQKCLTQSAVQSTDAVRIHDCWAEHLQLGQGLQIPEVTCVPETMSCLRLEEPQVPVNQQQMIQSTPGLVCGNQGHWPLNSQVSLQTLNREITTLTHPMAWHMVTVLPAHLPFLSPEVLRLLEVHVKKWMHFQRWGLPRRVEESLRQLMPNPPLFCQAINNQPVSFIQKNTSKFSIETLGPYSCENWASCMANQPTQAFWVSEWSIMGPEQRHHQQQIPNHMALALPSPALKDSSALYALPGYQNHDSVGHLQQKYIQLFCGLPSLHSESLVNTFLGSQNFSMNGSVSKHPLKDPFLKDFSILPLLPKTPPQSDASSSPSSQNWVIPSDNQQPQNSVPLLTLAECNALEWHLLQRQLQLRWGLSAVFQRPQNTQNPMQYRPDGRAQSPEKTSWPVKPITVLTRELVFFPEHGRRLLEFHLQRQLIHHRWGLPQKIQESIQLLLSSSDQSTLSWSSTALATVHAPQPTALEAPGAGDPFSPVTDQVPVPMPHLFDQAKAILQSHINSKCGQIHQGKVPACVCSSWQCIIPGGLQVAPFTCIPESKPLELQATTDPALQQKAGAWIPTALDQQQQAPPDPVTEHIKLPQALSEGAIEKLETTLRHKYLAFLSGLPALYYVALSRAMAPAISTQAVITGMVPGPGEFPTEPLTQMISSEEQCLSPGPCFQDANKTCADTAEERQVEEQVEQMIEEVPLESQAEASELYTLKKPILAKLNFHLRKKILEIQLGIPIKARESREQTGATPDNTSTQESLRSLNNQGKTLLQDLPIPPDAPRAPDPEWLHLKEQLAIELKAVQQNQKQPSSRAVPHGSAHWASKISPPSGDMKEAQVLCVHLEASANSPSLEEPWSPEPQSPGKSKDSAQVPMLAEKREDPGKPKLAGDHGEGDAGFACSFTREISDPDEAQRPKGILLNRAPRTPQRKSHNFHLAAPFEHNTRHHPQIKLPEPSPGIPGVKVSEKNDLHDSLTKLSVILKPARIPKNVQPMVPQASQGQPFLGQLIQARPLQGQTLKGQVLQGQEMPVHTHKRPSLPEAGLRSRMKSFLYCFNSKMKGKGHKESMFSIAGKVANPRKENVQKILAPAKSLVGQTNTQKTRGNSKAQSSPTEKQVCLGFLDGPHSPDSKLRHCSHSHQLHSASVLDHPRHCPRHCPRMACVTQSGNAP, from the exons ATGTTGAGCCATACTTTTGTTCTGTGGGATTTCAAGTATCCCTTATATACCTATGGCTTCATCTTTATTATTCTTCTAATTATCTGGCGAGTAACAAAGAGTTACCATGGATTAAGGTTGGAACCTCAAAGGATCTGTTGCCAG CGTCACCGAAAAGTCAGGATAAGAGATGCAGCATCAAGAG CTAGGAGATTTTGTCAGGAAGAAGCTGATAAGCCGTGGGAGCTGCTCTCTGTCATGAGAAG CCAGGACTGGCTTCCTCAGGAAGGAAGTGTGCGGCGGCTCCTGTGTGCAGATACCTGCTGCCAAATCTGCAATGCCATGGCTCTGGAGATTCAGCAGTTGCTG AGTCTGCAGCAACGTTCCCTACACTGCAAAGCACTTTCATTTCGATCTGCAACGCCTCCAGTGTTAGAATTAATGGATCAGAAATGCTTAACACAATCAGCTGTCCAGTCAACTGATGCAGTCAGGATCCATGATTGCTGGGCTGAACACCTCCAGCTGGGGCAGGGATTACAAATTCCGGAGGTGACTTGTGTCCCAGAGACTATGTCTTGTTTAAGACTTGAAGAGCCTCAGGTTCCAGTAAACCAGCAGCAGATGATACAGAGCACTCCCGGCCTTGTCTGTGGAAACCAAGGGCATTGGCCTTTGAATTCCCAGGTCTCTCTGCAGACCCTAAACCGAGAAATCACTACACTGACCCACCCTATGGCCTGGCATATGGTTActgtcctccctgcccacctgccattCCTCAGTCCTGAAGTCTTGAGGCTTCTTGAAGTACATGtgaaaaaatggatgcatttccaGAGGTGGGGGCTACCCAGACGTGTGGAGGAGTCCCTGCGGCAGCTTATGCCAAACCCACCTTTGTTTTGCCAAGCTATCAATAACCAACCAGTTTCTTTCATCCAGAAGAATACTTCTAAGTTCTCTATCGAAACACTCGGGCCCTATTCCTGCGAGAACTGGGCTTCATGTATGGCTAACCAGCCTACCCAGGCCTTCTGGGTTTCTGAGTGGTCCATCATGGGCCCAGAACAAAGACACCACCAGCAGCAAATCCCAAACCATATGGCCCTGGCCTTGCCCTCTCCAGCCCTTAAAGACTCAAGTGCCCTCTATGCACTTCCTGGTTACCAGAATCATGATTCAGTGGGCCATCTGCAGCAGAAATACATCCAGTTATTCTGTGGACTCCCATCTCTGCACAGTGAGTCCCTGGTTAACACCTTCTTAGGCTCTCAAAACTTCTCCATGAATGGGAGCGTGTCCAAGCATCCCTTGAAGGACCCTTTTCTCAAGGACTTCTCCATCCTCCCTCTGCTGCCTAAAACTCCACCCCAGTCAGATGCATCTTCTTCCCCATCTTCCCAAAACTGGGTCATTCCATCTGACAACCAACAACCTCAAAACAGTGTCCCACTTCTGACGCTGGCTGAGTGCAATGCCTTGGAATGGCACCTGCTGCAGAGGCAGCTCCAGCTTCGATGGGGCTTGTCAGCTGTTTTTCAGAGACCTCAGAATACCCAGAACCCCATGCAGTATAGGCCCGATGGCAGGGCCCAGTCTCCTGAGAAAACTTCTTGGCCAGTGAAGCCCATCACAGTCCTCACTAGGGAACTAGTTTTCTTCCCGGAGCATGGCCGGAGACTGCTGGAATTCCATCTCCAGCGGCAGTTGATTCACCATCGCTGGGGCCTGCCCCAGAAGATCCAGGAGTCCATCCAACTGCTCCTGTCCTCATCTGATCAGTCAACTCTGTCCTGGAGCAGCACAGCCCTAGCCACTGTGCATGCTCCCCAACCTACAGCCCTAGAGGCACCTGGGGCCGGTGACCCATTCTCTCCAGTCACAGACCAAGTACCAGTCCCCATGCCACACTTGTTTGACCAGGCTAAGGCAATATTGCAGAGCCACATCAACTCCAAATGTGGGCAGATTCACCAGGGCAAGGTCCCTGCTTGTGTATGTAGCTCTTGGCAGTGCATAATTCCTGGGGGCCTGCAAGTGGCTCCCTTCACCTGCATCCCAGAAAGCAAGCCCTTGGAGCTACAGGCCACAACTGACCCTGCCCTACAACAGAAAGCTGGGGCCTGGATACCAACGGCCCTTGATCAACAGCAACAAGCCCCACCAGACCCTGTCACTGAACACATTAAGCTGCCCCAAGCCCTGTCCGAGGGAGCCATTGAGAAACTGGAGACGACTCTGAGGCACAAGTACCTTGCCTTCTTGTCAGGGCTGCCTGCTCTTTATTATGTGGCTCTCTCTAGGGCCATGGCACCGGCAATCTCTACCCAAGCTGTAATCACAGGAATGGTGCCTGGACCTGGCGAATTCCCTACTGAACCTCTGACTCAGATGATCTCATCTGAAGAGCAGTGCCTGAGTCCTGGGCCATGCTTTCAAGATGCCAACAAGACTTGTGCAGACACTGCAGAGGAGCGCCAGGTGGAAGAACAGGTGGAACAAATGATCGAGGAGGTGCCTCTAGAAAGCCAGGCAGAGGCCTCTGAGCTTTACACACTCAAAAAACCCATCTTAGCCAAACTAAATTTCCATCTAAGAAAGAAGATCCTAGAGATACAACTGGGAATTCCCATAAAGGCAAGGGAGtccagagaacaaactggggCAACCCCAGACAACACATCCACACAGGAGTCTCTCAGGAGTCTAAACAATCAAGGAAAAACACTGCTCCAGGATCTCCCCATCCCACCAGATGCTCCTCGTGCCCCAGATCCAGAATGGCTTCACCTGAAAGAACAGCTGGCCATTGAGTTAAAGGCAGTGCAGCAGAACCAGAAGCAGCCTAGTTCAAGAGCAGTACCTCATGGCTCTGCCCACTGGGCCTCCAAGATCTCACCGCCCAGCGGAGACATGAAGGAGGCCCAGGTGCTCTGTGTTCACCTGGAAGCCAGTGCGAACAGCCCCAGCCTGgaggagccctggagccctgagCCCCAAAGCCCTGGCAAGAGCAAGGACTCCGCCCAGGTCCCCATGCTggcagaaaagagagaggaccCAGGGAAACCCAAATTGGCAGGAGACCatggggaaggggatgcaggGTTTGCATGCTCCTTTACAAGAGAAATAAGCGACCCCGATGAAGCCCAGAGGCCAAAAGGGATACTTCTGAATAGGGCACCCCGCACCCCCCAGCGAAAGAGCCATAATTTTCATCTTGCTGCTCCCTTTGAACACAATACCCGGCATCACCCTCAGATTAAGCTTCCAGAGCCATCTCCAGGAATCCCTGGGGTTAAAGTATCCGAGAAGAATGACCTGCACGACAGTCTAACCAAGCTCAGTGTCATCCTCAAGCCAGCAAGGATTCCTAAGAATGTCCAGCCTATGGTGCCCCAGGCATCACAGGGCCAGCCTTTCCTGGGCCAACTCATTCAGGCTAGGCCTTTGCAGGGCCAAACTTTGAAAGGTCAGGTTTTGCAGGGACAGGAGATGCCAGTCCATACTCACAAGAGGCCCAGCCTTCCAGAAGCAGGCTTGAGAAGTAGGATGAAATCCTTCCTGTACTGTTTTAACTCCAAGATGAAAGGCAAAGGGCATAAGGAATCCATGTTCTCTATAGCTGGGAAGGTGGCCAaccccagaaaagaaaatgtacaaaagatCCTGGCTCCTGCCAAAAGTCTGGTGGGGCAAACCAACACTCAGAAGACAAGAGGGAACTCCAAGGCCCAATCTTCCCCCACCGAGAAGCAGGTGTGCCTGGGCTTCTTGGATGGACCCCATTCCCCAGACAGTAAGCTCCGGCACTGCTCCCATTCTCACCAACTCCATTCTGCCTCAGTCCTGGACCACCCTCGCCACTGCCCTAGGCACTGTCCTCGAATGGCTTGTGTCACCCAATCAGGGAATGCACCCTAG
- the LOC140641622 gene encoding protein SPATA31F1-like isoform X2, with protein MDMESKVRKRHRKVRIRDAASRARRFCQEEADKPWELLSVMRSQDWLPQEGSVRRLLCADTCCQICNAMALEIQQLLSLQQRSLHCKALSFRSATPPVLELMDQKCLTQSAVQSTDAVRIHDCWAEHLQLGQGLQIPEVTCVPETMSCLRLEEPQVPVNQQQMIQSTPGLVCGNQGHWPLNSQVSLQTLNREITTLTHPMAWHMVTVLPAHLPFLSPEVLRLLEVHVKKWMHFQRWGLPRRVEESLRQLMPNPPLFCQAINNQPVSFIQKNTSKFSIETLGPYSCENWASCMANQPTQAFWVSEWSIMGPEQRHHQQQIPNHMALALPSPALKDSSALYALPGYQNHDSVGHLQQKYIQLFCGLPSLHSESLVNTFLGSQNFSMNGSVSKHPLKDPFLKDFSILPLLPKTPPQSDASSSPSSQNWVIPSDNQQPQNSVPLLTLAECNALEWHLLQRQLQLRWGLSAVFQRPQNTQNPMQYRPDGRAQSPEKTSWPVKPITVLTRELVFFPEHGRRLLEFHLQRQLIHHRWGLPQKIQESIQLLLSSSDQSTLSWSSTALATVHAPQPTALEAPGAGDPFSPVTDQVPVPMPHLFDQAKAILQSHINSKCGQIHQGKVPACVCSSWQCIIPGGLQVAPFTCIPESKPLELQATTDPALQQKAGAWIPTALDQQQQAPPDPVTEHIKLPQALSEGAIEKLETTLRHKYLAFLSGLPALYYVALSRAMAPAISTQAVITGMVPGPGEFPTEPLTQMISSEEQCLSPGPCFQDANKTCADTAEERQVEEQVEQMIEEVPLESQAEASELYTLKKPILAKLNFHLRKKILEIQLGIPIKARESREQTGATPDNTSTQESLRSLNNQGKTLLQDLPIPPDAPRAPDPEWLHLKEQLAIELKAVQQNQKQPSSRAVPHGSAHWASKISPPSGDMKEAQVLCVHLEASANSPSLEEPWSPEPQSPGKSKDSAQVPMLAEKREDPGKPKLAGDHGEGDAGFACSFTREISDPDEAQRPKGILLNRAPRTPQRKSHNFHLAAPFEHNTRHHPQIKLPEPSPGIPGVKVSEKNDLHDSLTKLSVILKPARIPKNVQPMVPQASQGQPFLGQLIQARPLQGQTLKGQVLQGQEMPVHTHKRPSLPEAGLRSRMKSFLYCFNSKMKGKGHKESMFSIAGKVANPRKENVQKILAPAKSLVGQTNTQKTRGNSKAQSSPTEKQVCLGFLDGPHSPDSKLRHCSHSHQLHSASVLDHPRHCPRHCPRMACVTQSGNAP; from the exons ATGGATATGGAAAGCAAAGTTAggaaa CGTCACCGAAAAGTCAGGATAAGAGATGCAGCATCAAGAG CTAGGAGATTTTGTCAGGAAGAAGCTGATAAGCCGTGGGAGCTGCTCTCTGTCATGAGAAG CCAGGACTGGCTTCCTCAGGAAGGAAGTGTGCGGCGGCTCCTGTGTGCAGATACCTGCTGCCAAATCTGCAATGCCATGGCTCTGGAGATTCAGCAGTTGCTG AGTCTGCAGCAACGTTCCCTACACTGCAAAGCACTTTCATTTCGATCTGCAACGCCTCCAGTGTTAGAATTAATGGATCAGAAATGCTTAACACAATCAGCTGTCCAGTCAACTGATGCAGTCAGGATCCATGATTGCTGGGCTGAACACCTCCAGCTGGGGCAGGGATTACAAATTCCGGAGGTGACTTGTGTCCCAGAGACTATGTCTTGTTTAAGACTTGAAGAGCCTCAGGTTCCAGTAAACCAGCAGCAGATGATACAGAGCACTCCCGGCCTTGTCTGTGGAAACCAAGGGCATTGGCCTTTGAATTCCCAGGTCTCTCTGCAGACCCTAAACCGAGAAATCACTACACTGACCCACCCTATGGCCTGGCATATGGTTActgtcctccctgcccacctgccattCCTCAGTCCTGAAGTCTTGAGGCTTCTTGAAGTACATGtgaaaaaatggatgcatttccaGAGGTGGGGGCTACCCAGACGTGTGGAGGAGTCCCTGCGGCAGCTTATGCCAAACCCACCTTTGTTTTGCCAAGCTATCAATAACCAACCAGTTTCTTTCATCCAGAAGAATACTTCTAAGTTCTCTATCGAAACACTCGGGCCCTATTCCTGCGAGAACTGGGCTTCATGTATGGCTAACCAGCCTACCCAGGCCTTCTGGGTTTCTGAGTGGTCCATCATGGGCCCAGAACAAAGACACCACCAGCAGCAAATCCCAAACCATATGGCCCTGGCCTTGCCCTCTCCAGCCCTTAAAGACTCAAGTGCCCTCTATGCACTTCCTGGTTACCAGAATCATGATTCAGTGGGCCATCTGCAGCAGAAATACATCCAGTTATTCTGTGGACTCCCATCTCTGCACAGTGAGTCCCTGGTTAACACCTTCTTAGGCTCTCAAAACTTCTCCATGAATGGGAGCGTGTCCAAGCATCCCTTGAAGGACCCTTTTCTCAAGGACTTCTCCATCCTCCCTCTGCTGCCTAAAACTCCACCCCAGTCAGATGCATCTTCTTCCCCATCTTCCCAAAACTGGGTCATTCCATCTGACAACCAACAACCTCAAAACAGTGTCCCACTTCTGACGCTGGCTGAGTGCAATGCCTTGGAATGGCACCTGCTGCAGAGGCAGCTCCAGCTTCGATGGGGCTTGTCAGCTGTTTTTCAGAGACCTCAGAATACCCAGAACCCCATGCAGTATAGGCCCGATGGCAGGGCCCAGTCTCCTGAGAAAACTTCTTGGCCAGTGAAGCCCATCACAGTCCTCACTAGGGAACTAGTTTTCTTCCCGGAGCATGGCCGGAGACTGCTGGAATTCCATCTCCAGCGGCAGTTGATTCACCATCGCTGGGGCCTGCCCCAGAAGATCCAGGAGTCCATCCAACTGCTCCTGTCCTCATCTGATCAGTCAACTCTGTCCTGGAGCAGCACAGCCCTAGCCACTGTGCATGCTCCCCAACCTACAGCCCTAGAGGCACCTGGGGCCGGTGACCCATTCTCTCCAGTCACAGACCAAGTACCAGTCCCCATGCCACACTTGTTTGACCAGGCTAAGGCAATATTGCAGAGCCACATCAACTCCAAATGTGGGCAGATTCACCAGGGCAAGGTCCCTGCTTGTGTATGTAGCTCTTGGCAGTGCATAATTCCTGGGGGCCTGCAAGTGGCTCCCTTCACCTGCATCCCAGAAAGCAAGCCCTTGGAGCTACAGGCCACAACTGACCCTGCCCTACAACAGAAAGCTGGGGCCTGGATACCAACGGCCCTTGATCAACAGCAACAAGCCCCACCAGACCCTGTCACTGAACACATTAAGCTGCCCCAAGCCCTGTCCGAGGGAGCCATTGAGAAACTGGAGACGACTCTGAGGCACAAGTACCTTGCCTTCTTGTCAGGGCTGCCTGCTCTTTATTATGTGGCTCTCTCTAGGGCCATGGCACCGGCAATCTCTACCCAAGCTGTAATCACAGGAATGGTGCCTGGACCTGGCGAATTCCCTACTGAACCTCTGACTCAGATGATCTCATCTGAAGAGCAGTGCCTGAGTCCTGGGCCATGCTTTCAAGATGCCAACAAGACTTGTGCAGACACTGCAGAGGAGCGCCAGGTGGAAGAACAGGTGGAACAAATGATCGAGGAGGTGCCTCTAGAAAGCCAGGCAGAGGCCTCTGAGCTTTACACACTCAAAAAACCCATCTTAGCCAAACTAAATTTCCATCTAAGAAAGAAGATCCTAGAGATACAACTGGGAATTCCCATAAAGGCAAGGGAGtccagagaacaaactggggCAACCCCAGACAACACATCCACACAGGAGTCTCTCAGGAGTCTAAACAATCAAGGAAAAACACTGCTCCAGGATCTCCCCATCCCACCAGATGCTCCTCGTGCCCCAGATCCAGAATGGCTTCACCTGAAAGAACAGCTGGCCATTGAGTTAAAGGCAGTGCAGCAGAACCAGAAGCAGCCTAGTTCAAGAGCAGTACCTCATGGCTCTGCCCACTGGGCCTCCAAGATCTCACCGCCCAGCGGAGACATGAAGGAGGCCCAGGTGCTCTGTGTTCACCTGGAAGCCAGTGCGAACAGCCCCAGCCTGgaggagccctggagccctgagCCCCAAAGCCCTGGCAAGAGCAAGGACTCCGCCCAGGTCCCCATGCTggcagaaaagagagaggaccCAGGGAAACCCAAATTGGCAGGAGACCatggggaaggggatgcaggGTTTGCATGCTCCTTTACAAGAGAAATAAGCGACCCCGATGAAGCCCAGAGGCCAAAAGGGATACTTCTGAATAGGGCACCCCGCACCCCCCAGCGAAAGAGCCATAATTTTCATCTTGCTGCTCCCTTTGAACACAATACCCGGCATCACCCTCAGATTAAGCTTCCAGAGCCATCTCCAGGAATCCCTGGGGTTAAAGTATCCGAGAAGAATGACCTGCACGACAGTCTAACCAAGCTCAGTGTCATCCTCAAGCCAGCAAGGATTCCTAAGAATGTCCAGCCTATGGTGCCCCAGGCATCACAGGGCCAGCCTTTCCTGGGCCAACTCATTCAGGCTAGGCCTTTGCAGGGCCAAACTTTGAAAGGTCAGGTTTTGCAGGGACAGGAGATGCCAGTCCATACTCACAAGAGGCCCAGCCTTCCAGAAGCAGGCTTGAGAAGTAGGATGAAATCCTTCCTGTACTGTTTTAACTCCAAGATGAAAGGCAAAGGGCATAAGGAATCCATGTTCTCTATAGCTGGGAAGGTGGCCAaccccagaaaagaaaatgtacaaaagatCCTGGCTCCTGCCAAAAGTCTGGTGGGGCAAACCAACACTCAGAAGACAAGAGGGAACTCCAAGGCCCAATCTTCCCCCACCGAGAAGCAGGTGTGCCTGGGCTTCTTGGATGGACCCCATTCCCCAGACAGTAAGCTCCGGCACTGCTCCCATTCTCACCAACTCCATTCTGCCTCAGTCCTGGACCACCCTCGCCACTGCCCTAGGCACTGTCCTCGAATGGCTTGTGTCACCCAATCAGGGAATGCACCCTAG